The genomic region tttaactctgtcccaacttttgttgagtgtgttgcagccatcaaatgctaaatttgtgtatatttacaaaatacaattaagttggtcagtaaaactattgaaaatcttttctttgtacttctgtcagttaaataaaggttcacgtaaattaacatatcacagatttttgtttttattgcattttggaaaatatcccaacttttctggaaatggggtttgtaggaAAATGCCTCTCAGTTCTCAGGGATAATGCTTTGGATAGAATAACACTAGTGACTCTGGAGAAAACAGTAAGTAGCATATTTAATTAAGCACTCAGCAAGCGCACATTAATTCAATAGGAAACTATTGTTGATGAAAACCCAAAATAAAAACAAGATGCTTATGAGGCAGCTTCTGTGGACAGACAaccagagttaatgcttcaggtcagtTACCTCTTCTTAGAACATGATGTGAAACATCCTCTGTTTTATAGCAAATACAAACGTAATTAAGACTTCAACATATTAAACTGTTTTGCAAAAAGAATTGATACTCTAAACTTAGCcatatatttgtaattattggCAAGAAAAAAGGCAGCTTCaggtttatttctcacatgttcattgaaatatacagtgaaatgcaacattttcGTTAATAACCAacgcacccaaggatgtgctgggatagcccgcaagtgttgccaaacattccagcaccagcatagcatgctcacagtattcaacacaacacaagcagcaacaacaataaTAGCAACATCACAATACTagacaacagtaaaacaagcccctttcccatctTCCCACCCACTCATGCATACAGATCTCCAATCCCAAGACAGGCCACTTCCGAACCTCCAATCCTCGGCACCAGACTCTCAATTTTGGAGACATTGGGCTGATGACTAATACCACAAAACTATAGTTGTTTAGAATTGTGTTTTGCAATAAgtgaaaaatatttcaaaatgtcAGTTGATTCCCATTGTAGTGGAAAATATTGAGGCACTAGCAAAGAGTTACCTAGTGATGAAATAAAGGAGTAAGAGTTTTAGCCCTTCAGACCAATCAATATTTAATATCCACTCAGTACTAGTAATTAGTCAGCAATTTGAGCAACAGAATTAACATTGGTGCCCCTGAGCAAGGGAGGGTAAAATCATCTAGCTTCTCAATCCAGTGAACCCTGATGAGGACATGATCTTGCTCAGCTGTGATTTTATGAGAACATGTCACTAAGGTCACAGCCATAATTACCCATGTCTATTGAAAAACAATTTCTGTGCAACACCATTTACACTGTTACCTTTTCTTCCCAACAGGAATGATTCCAGTGACAGAACTATCATATTTTGGGGAACAAGACCCAGCATTCAAGATCCTGAAGCCCTGGTGGGATGTATTTGCAGAATATCTGACCCTTCTTATGGTTCTGGTGTCAATGTTTGGAGGGGCACTGCAGGTAAAACAGGAAGAGGGAGCCTTTATCACAGAGAAACATTTTGTTAGTAATGTATTGTAAGCTCTTCAGATCATTAATGCTTTAAAGTATGTTGTATTAATTATGTAAAGTGGCTTTGCTCATTAGATTCTAAATTAAGGCATTTCAGAGAAAGGTGGAATGGGTGTAGTGTGGCGGTGGGACCTCTACCATGctgggccaggcagcaactctcagacacctcctcatacctaccccttgaagaggaccccactccggatcatcagaaaactgtctccaacaccatcactgacttcatCATCTCTTGAGGACTcctatccactgccaccaaactcagaaTTCCCTTGCCCTGCACTGATTgcttctatctcctacccaagatccacagacCTGACTGTCTGGGTGgacccattgtctctgcctgctcctgccccactgaacactTGTCCTcgtacctcaactccattctaacccccttggttcagtccctgcATGCaggacacttctcatgctcttgatctcctcatGAACTTTTAATTCCCTGACCCTGACCATCTCattttcaccgtggatgtccagttcctatatGCTTCTCTCCCCACTTTCCATGTCTTTGCCAATAAAAGAACCAacaagttcccctccaccaccaccctcctccattctGGCACTGGTCCCTACActcaataatttttcctttggcttccCCCACTTTCTCCAGCTTTTTTATTGGCTACGTACttcagtctatgttccaagcctttccCAGTGATGCTCCCTAACTCTCTCTCcactacactgatgactgcattggtgctgcctcAGACACCCATGCTGATTTCATCagctttacctccaacttccaccctgcccttaaactcaCTTGTTCCACTTCTGACACTTccctccctttctcaatctctggagacaaactctcaaccaacatcttttataaaccttccAATTCCCAAAGTTACTTTTACTAtacatcttcccaccctgtctctttttctcagtttcttcgttTCCACCGCATCTATTCCCAAGATGAGGCTTCCCTTTCCAGGATACCAGAGATGTCTTCCTCCTTCAAAGAGcggggtttcctttcctccaccattgacggTGCCTtcactcgcatctcctccatttcccaaaaatCCAAGCTCACCCGTTCTTCCCGCCAAcagtgacagagttcctcttgtccttacctaccaccccatcagcctccacatccaacatatcattctccgtaactgttcccatctccaaagggatcctaccaccaaagatatctttacctccccaccccaccccatctttttgcagggatcactctctctgtgatttccttatccattcgtccttcctcaataatctccctcccagcatttatccctgtaagtggccaaagtgctacacctgcccattcacctccattcaaagCCCCAGGCAATTTTTGCACATTCAATagtcaatggttccatttaatatacgagaatgtataaaatatacaacctgaaattcttactcactGCAGACGTTCTCAAAACAATAAAAACCCTGCAAGAATGAATGACATAAAAACGTAAGGACCCCTAAGCCCCCTGTCCCCTtcacacacacaagcagcaacaacagaaTAAATCCTCCTCCCACTTATTTTAACACAAAGCATCACCACCTGACATTCAAGCCAAAGCAAAGCTTCCAAAGAGAGACCatcaaaaactaattgttcactccaacatttcaaatcccccagtctctgtctccctctgAGAGGGGGGGGGGTCGATGCCAAATGCAGAGCCCTCCGACAGCCACTCTTGCTGTCTTCGATGCTTCACTCCAGTTGACGACACCAGCAAGAATTCGTGTCCATAAGGCCGCTAAGGCGCTCGACTTCAAGCCAGATCTGGTCATACTGAAAACGTGGCCAATCGCGAGCTCCAAGCCACCGTGCAGAACTGCAGTTTCTGAGGGCTGCTCTAGATCAAAGATCCCAATGGGACCCTAGCCAccctggaaaggaaaataaagacattAGAATCGGAAGAATTTAATTGTTTCGCTGATGAGCCGCGGCCATCATTAGCTCCACCCATCCCAGCATGGGTGAGGCAACTCATTCTACTgtggtcgtctattgtgtccggtgcttctgatgcagcctcctctacgttggtgagacccattgtaaattttGGAACTGCTTTGTCAAACagctccgctccatctgccaaaagtggaacttcccggtggccaaacactttaattcccattccaacatgtcaccCTGTGGCCTTCTCCTGTGTCAAGATGAGACCGctcaccttacattccgtctgggtagcctccaaccccatggcttgaacattgacttctccttcGGGTCAAAAAAAatttccctcttcttcccctcttcttcaatttcccactctgggctcttacctcttctcacggGCCCATCACctcttcttctcctgccctttctccTACAGTGCACTCTCCTCTTCCATCACGTTCCTTTCTCTACATCCCTTTAGCTCTCCTACCcgtctggcttcacctgtcactttctagctatcctccttcccttcgccccagcttcttattctggcgacttcccccttcctttccagtcctgaagaaatattgactgtactcttttccatacgtgcaatttgtgtgtgttgcattggacttgcagcatctgcagatttcctcatggttatgatttcagaatAGCAACGGTGAGTTTTAGTTTAATAATACCCTTGTCTTCCCATGCTTTTTGTCCTTTTGGATGAATTCAAGGAAATTTATAACTAAGTGGGCAGACTGACTGAAATCAGCAATATTCTCttttccattctggctcccttcttaccccttccctcctcctcacatgcccctcacatccccctggGCCCTCCCCCTTTTACCCATGACccattctcctcttctatcagattcctccttctccagcccttttccttttccacctattaccttctggcttcttacttcatcccccctctctatTCAGTTGGCTTCACCTATAGCTTGTCCTGcttcccctaccccccccccaccttcttattatggcatcttcccccttcctttccagtcctgatgaaagacctcggctcgaaatgttgactgttgattcatttacacaggtgctgtctgacctgctgagtttctccagcattttgtctgtgttgctctggatttccagcatctgcagaatttcttgtgtttatggagTGATGTGCTATATGTGCCAACAGAGGGAACGAGTGCTTTTGGCTGAACAAGATAAAGTAATGGAAGCTATCATCAACAGTGCACTAAAGCAGTACATAACCATCAATATCATAACTGATGCTGAGTTTAGGATTCACTGAAATCACTTTGCTCCAGACTTCTTCACAGTCTTAGTCCAAAAAGAGCTGAATACTGAAGGTGGGGAGTACTGTAGTTGAATGTATTTGACATCAAGTCAGCACTTGACCAAGTGTGGCATCAGGTGTCCTGTTAAAAGTGAAGAGAATAGTTAACCAGTGGTTGAAGTTACACAAAGGAAAATGGCTGTGATTATCAGAGGACGGTCACCCCAGCCTAGCTCAGTGTCTTAGGCCCAAGCATCTTCATCTGCTTCGTGAATGATCTTCCATCTATTTATCACAATATCAGGAATGTTCACTGGCCATTGCACATTGTTCATTTGTCATtcttcagcaaatgaagcagtgtAAAGCAGCATTATGCATTATTTTCCATCAACAACAGATAGactccaaagatgtgctggggcaaaCCCGCAGTGTCACCATGCTCCTGGTACTGACATGGCATGCACACAATTCACTAACTTTAATCATAACTGTATGTCTTCAgaatgtgcgaggaaactggagcatccaaaggaaatccatgtggtcacggggagaacttcctatagacagctgtggagatcaaACCCCGATCTCACAGATGCCACAATAAAGGGGTGCACATTCCATTGCTAACTTAGTGAGGAaccaaaaaaaaataaaggaaGATATCTTCCTTCCCTTGCAGCTATTTTTTACAGAAAAGAATTTACTTAAAACTTGCCATTAACTGTTTCTTTGTAAACTATTGTAAAGGTTTGGTGTCATGCCTGCACAGGCAGGTACCTCCCAGTCTCCAGCCAGCTAATAGgagtcacctgcagcctatttaaacccagctttcATCCACAGCCTTTGGTCACTCATCATTCCAGCCAGCCTCTGCTAGTTGCTCCAGCCTTCAATTAGCTTTTCTGCCCGtggtgtttagtatctgttctctcttgtttgagGCACCCCTGGGGTTGTTATTTTGCAGTCTTGTTAAAGTTACCATTCATCGCTGAACCATCTCTGCTGCGctgcttttgggtcaagactcCTTTACATTTCTTGACAATTTGGCATTCTGAGGAAATaatattttttgatattttgtTCCACATTCCATATTTCTGCTGATTGCTTTATCAGTGTTCTTAGAGCATATTTCCATCATATTTTATAATTCATACAATTTAAAGATCCATATTACATGTCCTTTTAAATTATATAGTATTATAAGATTTGGCTTTTCATTTTATACACAATTGATGAATCTGGATCACATAGCATGATTGTCTCATTATACCTGGATGTGACCAAGATAGTTGGAACAGCCTTCAATTTCACCCATTTCAGAATACTGGGATATAAAAGGTATTTTTTATTTCACTGCTGCCATGGTCTCCATAAGAGATTATTCTGTGTTTTCTGTCTAGTTTTCCTTCTGGCAAGATATTATGTTTCCTTTATATATGGGAAATATACACACATGCAGGTCACCCTTTGTTTTCCATCTAATGTCACATGCTAATGTTGTTTACTGCACAGAAGACACCACAGCTAAGCATTTACTCCCCAGAGCATCTAAATTGTTTATTGTGCAACAGTTCAGAAGAACTGACCAATAATCTTCTATGTTTAGAGTTTCTATGTGTAAGTTTGCATGGGCCTCGATGCTCATAAACATATTTTCTGTCGCAATTACCTATGCACCTGAGCTGAAATGCTCTCATGATTGTTGTTGTACCAGTTACGAATATGAAAATGAAATCTATAATGTAAAGTACTTATGTTCAGAATGATTTGTCATTTCCAGGTATCAAACGAGCAGATTCTGTGCATCCCAGTGCCAGAGGGCCTCTCCATTCAGAAACGTCAATGGAACCACACTGTTTTGGAAGGACGTAGGCTTGATGTGCTTGCCTCTGGATTCCAGACTGGTCTAGATGTTCAGCAGTATTATCTTATTAATCAGTGGTGCTATGATAATGCTGTGATATGGTTTTCTAAATATTTCCCTTACCTAGTCCTTCTACATTCTTTGATATTCCTCATCAGTAGTAACTTCTGGTTTAAATTTCCAGGCACAAGTTCTAAGATAGAGCACTTTATCACTGTCCTTGGGAAATGCCTTGACTCTCCATGGACTACTAAAGCGCTGTCAGAAACTGTGTATGAGGAGTCTACCCCCAGGGTGCCCATAGTCTCTGAATCCAGCACAGATCAATCATTATCTTCTATGAATAGTCCACAGAAAGTTGACTCTTCTGGGTCATTCTCACAAGAGATTGCATTCAGTAATGATGTTTATAAAGGAGACAAGGCTTCTCTTTTGTCCAAAGGCTCTTCACAAGTTATGAAATCAGCTGGTGGCATTATGGTAGACAATTCTTCAGTGAAAATTCTGGATAAAAAGGAAGGTGAGCAGGCCAAATCCCTCTTTGAAAAAGTGAAAAAGTTTCGCCTGCATACAGAAGAGGGAGACATTCTCTATACAATGTACTTGAATCAAACCATTGTTCGGACTGTGCAAAGTGTAATTATTCTTGTCTACATCAGCATTTTTATTCCTCAAATGTGtaacaacatccactgtgtcGATGCACTGCACATCACAGGGTTCACTGACTTCTTCTGCATTCATGCTTTGTGGAGAATGTTCCAAATGTTATCACTGTTATACATTACTGCAATAGTCTTATATAGTTGCACTTGTCTGTACACACTGCATTGGATACTTTATTATAAATTGAAAGAGTATTCATTTGAAAATGTGAGAGTTGAGACTGGGATGGATGATATTCCAGATGTGAGAAATGACTTTGCCTTCCTGCTACATCTTATTGATCAGTATGACAAACTTTATGCCAGAAAGTTTGCGGTATTTCTCTCAGATGTGAGTGAAAATAAGCTTCTACAGCTCAATTTGAATCATGAGTGGACAGAAGAGCGCCTGAAGCAGCGTCTCATCATGAACATGGAGAACAAAGTGGAAATGCACCTCTTCATGATGCCAGGAATCCCCATCCAGGTTTACAACCTGACCGAGATTGAAGTCTTAAAGCTGGAGCTCATCAAAGGAGTCACCATTTCTGCTGCCATCTCCAATCTGAAAATGTTGAAGGAAATGTGGTTGTACAACTGCTCCTTTAAGGTAGAAAGACAGGCACTGCTATTCTTGAAGGAGAATTTGATAACTTTACGTGTACGATTTGGTATCGCTGATGAAACACCCCCATGGATATTTACCTTGAAGAATTTACATGTGCTCTATATTGAAGGGCAACTGCAAACTGACAGTAAAATCTCCACAGCCCTGCAGATGTTTTGTGAGCTGCCAAACATAGATACCTTGCATCTAAAGACCAATGTAACTAAGCTCCCAAATGCAATTTTAGATATGGCCAATCACTTGTTGTGCTTAATAATTCACAATGAAGGAGTAAAAATAACATCATTAACAAATATTAAGAAGCTCTTTGGCCTGACTGTGCTGAGATTGCTCCATTGCAATTTAGAAAGAATCCCTAGTGCCATCTTTAGTCTGACCAATTTACAGGAACTTGACCTCAAAGACAACAACCTAAGTTCAATGGAAGAGCTTGCCAGTTGTCAAAACCTCCGAAAACTCAGCTGCCTAAGATTGTGGCATAACAATATCACTTCCATTCCTGTTCACATTGCCAAAATTCCAAAACTTGAAATGCTCTATCTCAATAAGAACAAGATTGAATTCCTGTCCCCAAGTATATTTAAACTAACGAAACTTCTCTTCTTAGATGTTTCCCACAATTACATTTCAAAGATCCCTCCTGAGATTGACCAACTAGTAGAGTTGCAGCATTTTGCTATAGAATGCAATAAAGTGACTGAACTTCCTGAATCTCTCTTCTCCTGCACCAAACTGCGAGTTCTCAACCTTTCGCACAATAACCTGACTTTTCTCTCACCCTCTGTTGGACGTCTGCGGCAACTGCATCTCCTGGATCTTAAAGTCAATAAATTGGATAAACTTCCAGCTGAGTTGGGACAATGCTCTTGTCTCCGGAAGACCCAGCTGTTTGTAGAGGATGACATTTTTAAAACATTGCCTCTGAACATCAGGGAGCAGATCACAAATACGTCATAAATCTGAGATGTGAGTATTGAATAAACTGAAATACTAAAGAGAGCGAAGAAgagaagagggagaaaaaggaagagAAGGAGAAAGTGAAAgatgaagagggagagagagtgaaagagatgAATGGAAAGCACGAGACAGAGGGAGGAGATATATTGAGCTGGGATTGGGTGAAGAGAAAAGCATGGAGGATGCAAATACACATGCAATTTCTTGTTCTTTTCCGTGAAATAAAGTGGTGACATTTCATATAGGTCTCATTATGGTCCCATTTGATTACTATGGATATTGGTTTATCATCATCacgtgtacagtgaaaagcttctgcTCTGAATGAACAGAT from Mobula hypostoma chromosome 29, sMobHyp1.1, whole genome shotgun sequence harbors:
- the LOC134339307 gene encoding volume-regulated anion channel subunit LRRC8C-like, translating into MIPVTELSYFGEQDPAFKILKPWWDVFAEYLTLLMVLVSMFGGALQVSNEQILCIPVPEGLSIQKRQWNHTVLEGRRLDVLASGFQTGLDVQQYYLINQWCYDNAVIWFSKYFPYLVLLHSLIFLISSNFWFKFPGTSSKIEHFITVLGKCLDSPWTTKALSETVYEESTPRVPIVSESSTDQSLSSMNSPQKVDSSGSFSQEIAFSNDVYKGDKASLLSKGSSQVMKSAGGIMVDNSSVKILDKKEGEQAKSLFEKVKKFRLHTEEGDILYTMYLNQTIVRTVQSVIILVYISIFIPQMCNNIHCVDALHITGFTDFFCIHALWRMFQMLSLLYITAIVLYSCTCLYTLHWILYYKLKEYSFENVRVETGMDDIPDVRNDFAFLLHLIDQYDKLYARKFAVFLSDVSENKLLQLNLNHEWTEERLKQRLIMNMENKVEMHLFMMPGIPIQVYNLTEIEVLKLELIKGVTISAAISNLKMLKEMWLYNCSFKVERQALLFLKENLITLRVRFGIADETPPWIFTLKNLHVLYIEGQLQTDSKISTALQMFCELPNIDTLHLKTNVTKLPNAILDMANHLLCLIIHNEGVKITSLTNIKKLFGLTVLRLLHCNLERIPSAIFSLTNLQELDLKDNNLSSMEELASCQNLRKLSCLRLWHNNITSIPVHIAKIPKLEMLYLNKNKIEFLSPSIFKLTKLLFLDVSHNYISKIPPEIDQLVELQHFAIECNKVTELPESLFSCTKLRVLNLSHNNLTFLSPSVGRLRQLHLLDLKVNKLDKLPAELGQCSCLRKTQLFVEDDIFKTLPLNIREQITNTS